The Bacteroides fragilis NCTC 9343 genome includes the window TAGGCACTGATAGCCCAGATAATGATAACTGCCACTACGGCAATAAGGATAATAACTGACTTTTTCATATTGTTTCTTTTTGTATTACTGATTAATGACTCATGCAAATCAGAGGGAGCAAAAACTTTAATTCCGGATTCGCATATTTTATGGATTGATTTTTTAGAAACGTGAGCCGGCACCTCCACCGCCACCGGAACCGCCTCCGAAGCTTCCACCGCTGAAACCGCCTCCACCGCCGGATCCAAAACTTCCTCCTCCGAATCCTCCGATGAAAGGACCTCCTCCTCCGCGTCCCCGGTAATTGTCGTCATACGATTGTTGGCGTCGGACTACAGTATGTCCGCAATTGCGGCAGGTATATATAATGTCCTCGGTCTTTACTCCATTACGGTTCGATATCAATTTCGTGCTACTGCGCTGGAGTTGATGTTTCCCACATTTAGGGCAACGGGTACTTGCACGTACTGCCAGTATGCCGACCACTCCCGCTATCGTAATAAAACCTAAGATGACAACGAGAAGCATGGAGACAGATATCCCTTCTTCTCCACGACCTTCATCATCGTTTACCATCGAGCCGTCCAAGCGCTGGCATACAGCTTTTACTCCTGCCAGCATTCCTTGGTTCCACTCTCCTTTCTTGAGATAGGGGATCATCTCTTGCATTTGTATACGTTTGCATATGGCATCAGGCAGAATGCCTTCCAGTCCGTATCCGGTATAAAACTGGATACAGCGCTGATCGGTAACCAATAAGATAACCAGTCCGTTATCTTTACCTTTTTTGCCTACTCCCCATTGATTGAGTAGCTGATGGGAGAATTCAAAGCAATCTTTATCTCCGACCGATGGCACTATGGCAACAACTGTTTCAATCCCCGTCTGCTGTTCCAGTGCATATAGCATTGCATCTATTTCGTCACAAGCTTGCTGTGACAAGATGCCGGCAGGATTACAAACATACTGCATCTTGTTCTGCAAGTGCACTTTAGGGATGTTGTCTACGG containing:
- a CDS encoding TPM domain-containing protein, whose protein sequence is MKQILTYLLFIWILLPLKAEEKIYTVDNIPKVHLQNKMQYVCNPAGILSQQACDEIDAMLYALEQQTGIETVVAIVPSVGDKDCFEFSHQLLNQWGVGKKGKDNGLVILLVTDQRCIQFYTGYGLEGILPDAICKRIQMQEMIPYLKKGEWNQGMLAGVKAVCQRLDGSMVNDDEGRGEEGISVSMLLVVILGFITIAGVVGILAVRASTRCPKCGKHQLQRSSTKLISNRNGVKTEDIIYTCRNCGHTVVRRQQSYDDNYRGRGGGGPFIGGFGGGSFGSGGGGGFSGGSFGGGSGGGGGAGSRF